One Mixta gaviniae genomic window carries:
- a CDS encoding penicillin-binding protein activator, with product MLPSKVVRKKAGRFVPVLLAGLILAACTGQGPQAPTVNVQGPATGTSDYYLQQVQQSPDDNKADWQLLAIRALLNEGKYPQANQQMSQLPQQLSDVQRLELQLLTAQLRLGSQDIANAQGILAKLDPAAMSKDQQQRYYGLKIAASQGRPSLDLVRALIAQEPLLSDKAHQDNIDATWQALQQLPPEQMSSLVINADENTLQGWLDLLNIYKANRTDPDMLKAGISDWQTRYPQNPAAKTLPTALSQVQNFQPASTGKIALLLPLSGQAQVFASAIQKGFNDAKNGLLNAAPAPAVGSAQNPVSLANDGAQNGAGAADNAQSAAAPAADGAQKSDANAVVSPSAAPADNADAQPQPQAQPQPQAATPVSTAPASNAEVKVYDTSSQPIQQVIAQAQQDGATLVVGPLLKNNVQQVADSSTPLNVLALNEPETIQNHPNLCYFALSPEDEARDAAHHIWQQGKRMPLMLVPRSSLGDRVSKAFAQEWQTLGGGTVLQQAFGSTAELKQGINSGAGISLSGTPVAAAPSEPQGVTIAGLAIPAPQSSAPTETAASSGGSVDAVYIVAAQGELQLIKPMIAMRVSSRSNVALYASSRSFQAGAGPDFRLEMEGLQFSDIPLLSGANPGLMQQAARSFNNDYSLVRLYAMGIDAWTLANHFSEMRQMPGFHIDGNTGQLSATQDCVINRKLTWSQYRQGQVVPAG from the coding sequence ATGCTTCCTTCAAAAGTCGTTCGAAAAAAAGCAGGACGCTTCGTGCCTGTTCTGCTGGCTGGCCTGATCCTGGCAGCCTGTACCGGCCAGGGGCCGCAGGCCCCCACGGTAAACGTGCAAGGACCGGCAACGGGCACATCCGACTATTATCTGCAGCAGGTGCAGCAAAGCCCAGATGATAACAAGGCTGACTGGCAATTACTTGCGATACGTGCATTGCTGAATGAAGGGAAGTATCCCCAGGCAAACCAGCAGATGAGCCAGCTTCCTCAGCAGCTGAGCGACGTGCAGCGTCTTGAGCTGCAGCTGCTGACCGCGCAGCTGCGCCTCGGCAGCCAGGATATCGCCAACGCGCAGGGCATTCTGGCGAAGCTTGATCCCGCCGCGATGTCGAAAGATCAGCAGCAACGTTATTACGGCCTGAAGATCGCCGCCAGCCAGGGGCGTCCGTCGCTCGATCTGGTGCGCGCGCTGATCGCCCAGGAGCCGCTGCTGAGCGATAAAGCACATCAGGATAATATCGACGCCACCTGGCAGGCGCTGCAGCAGCTGCCGCCGGAGCAGATGAGCAGCCTGGTGATCAACGCCGATGAAAATACGCTGCAGGGCTGGCTCGACCTGCTCAATATCTACAAAGCCAACCGCACCGATCCCGATATGCTGAAAGCGGGCATCAGCGACTGGCAGACGCGTTATCCGCAAAACCCGGCGGCGAAAACGCTGCCTACCGCGCTCAGCCAGGTACAAAACTTCCAGCCCGCCTCCACCGGTAAGATCGCGCTGCTGCTGCCGTTAAGCGGCCAGGCGCAGGTTTTCGCCAGCGCGATCCAGAAAGGGTTTAACGACGCGAAAAACGGCCTGTTGAATGCGGCGCCCGCGCCTGCGGTCGGCAGCGCGCAGAATCCGGTGTCGCTGGCCAACGATGGCGCGCAGAACGGCGCAGGCGCGGCTGATAACGCCCAGAGCGCCGCTGCGCCGGCAGCCGACGGCGCGCAGAAGAGTGACGCCAATGCCGTGGTCAGCCCGTCCGCCGCGCCGGCTGACAATGCCGATGCTCAGCCTCAACCGCAGGCCCAGCCCCAGCCGCAGGCCGCCACGCCGGTCTCCACCGCGCCGGCCAGCAACGCCGAGGTGAAAGTCTATGACACCAGCTCGCAGCCGATCCAGCAGGTGATTGCCCAGGCGCAGCAGGATGGCGCGACGCTGGTCGTCGGCCCGCTGCTGAAAAACAACGTGCAGCAGGTGGCTGATTCTTCTACGCCGCTGAACGTGCTGGCGCTGAACGAGCCGGAAACGATCCAGAACCATCCGAATCTTTGTTACTTTGCGCTTTCTCCTGAAGACGAAGCGCGAGACGCCGCGCATCATATCTGGCAGCAGGGCAAGCGTATGCCGCTGATGCTGGTGCCGCGCAGCTCGCTGGGCGATCGCGTGAGTAAAGCCTTTGCGCAGGAGTGGCAAACGCTGGGCGGCGGCACGGTGCTGCAGCAGGCGTTCGGCTCGACTGCCGAGCTGAAGCAGGGCATCAACAGCGGCGCGGGCATTAGCCTGAGCGGCACGCCGGTCGCCGCGGCGCCCAGCGAGCCGCAGGGCGTGACCATCGCCGGCCTGGCCATCCCGGCGCCGCAGAGCAGCGCGCCGACAGAAACCGCCGCCAGCAGCGGCGGCAGCGTGGATGCGGTCTATATCGTGGCGGCGCAGGGCGAACTGCAGCTGATCAAACCGATGATCGCCATGCGCGTCAGCAGCCGCAGCAACGTGGCGCTCTACGCCAGCTCCCGCAGTTTTCAGGCGGGCGCGGGCCCCGACTTCCGTCTGGAGATGGAGGGCTTGCAGTTCAGCGACATTCCGCTGCTGTCGGGCGCCAACCCGGGCCTGATGCAGCAGGCGGCGCGTAGCTTTAACAACGATTACTCGCTGGTTCGCCTCTATGCGATGGGCATTGACGCCTGGACGCTGGCTAACCACTTCAGCGAAATGCGCCAGATGCCCGGTTTCCATATCGACGGCAACACCGGCCAGCTGAGCGCCACGCAGGATTGCGTTATCAACAGGAAGTTGACATGGAGCCAGTATCGTCAGGGACAGGTGGTCCCGGCCGGCTAA
- the rsmI gene encoding 16S rRNA (cytidine(1402)-2'-O)-methyltransferase, producing the protein MKQHDRAEISASTLYIVPTPIGNLGDITQRALTVLTSVDLVAAEDTRHTGLLLQHFAINARLFALHDHNEQQKAELLLNKLQEGQSIALVSDAGTPLINDPGYHLVRRCREAGIRVVPLPGACAAIAALSAAGLPSDRFCYEGFLPAKSKARCDTLRALAQEPRTLIFYESTHRLLDSLRDMVSELGADRYVVLARELTKTWESIQGAPVAELVAWIEEDENRRKGEMVLIVEGHRTDEEALPAEALRTLALLQKELPLKKAAALTAEIHGVKKNALYKYALEQQEG; encoded by the coding sequence ATGAAACAACACGATCGGGCAGAGATTTCTGCCAGCACGCTCTATATCGTTCCTACTCCGATAGGCAACCTGGGCGACATCACCCAGCGGGCGCTGACGGTGCTTACGAGCGTCGATCTGGTGGCTGCGGAAGATACACGTCATACCGGACTGTTGCTACAACATTTCGCCATCAATGCGCGACTGTTCGCATTACACGATCATAATGAACAGCAAAAGGCGGAGCTGCTGCTGAACAAGCTGCAGGAGGGGCAAAGCATCGCGCTGGTCTCCGACGCCGGCACGCCGCTGATTAACGATCCTGGCTATCATTTGGTGCGCCGCTGCCGCGAGGCGGGCATCCGCGTGGTACCGCTGCCCGGTGCCTGCGCCGCTATCGCCGCGCTGAGCGCCGCCGGCCTGCCTTCCGATCGTTTCTGCTATGAAGGCTTTCTGCCGGCGAAAAGCAAGGCGCGCTGCGATACCCTGCGCGCGCTGGCGCAGGAGCCGCGCACGCTGATTTTTTATGAGTCCACCCATCGCCTGCTCGACAGCCTGCGCGATATGGTCAGCGAGCTGGGCGCCGATCGCTACGTGGTGCTGGCGCGCGAGCTGACCAAAACCTGGGAATCGATTCAGGGTGCGCCGGTGGCGGAACTGGTGGCGTGGATTGAAGAGGATGAAAACCGCCGCAAAGGCGAGATGGTGCTGATTGTCGAAGGGCATCGCACCGATGAAGAGGCGCTGCCGGCCGAGGCGCTGCGCACGCTGGCGCTGCTGCAAAAAGAGCTGCCTCTGAAAAAAGCCGCCGCGCTGACCGCGGAAATCCACGGCGTGAAGAAAAACGCGCTGTATAAATATGCGCTCGAGCAGCAAGAAGGATGA
- a CDS encoding YraN family protein, producing the protein MEPVSSGTGGPGRLSRQQKGARYECMARRHLEQAGLVFVAANVRYRVGELDLIMRDGRQWVFVEVRYRRDARFGGAAMSVTWRKQQKLLRSAALWLAARNASFDTVDCRFDVVAITGQQLSWLPDAFQAHN; encoded by the coding sequence ATGGAGCCAGTATCGTCAGGGACAGGTGGTCCCGGCCGGCTAAGCCGCCAGCAAAAGGGCGCGCGCTATGAGTGCATGGCGCGGCGTCATCTGGAGCAGGCAGGGCTGGTTTTCGTCGCCGCCAACGTGCGTTATCGCGTTGGCGAGCTTGATTTGATTATGCGTGACGGGCGACAGTGGGTGTTTGTCGAGGTACGCTACCGTCGCGACGCGCGTTTTGGCGGCGCGGCGATGAGTGTGACCTGGCGCAAGCAGCAGAAGCTGTTGCGCAGCGCGGCCCTGTGGCTGGCGGCGCGCAACGCCAGTTTTGATACGGTTGACTGTCGTTTCGACGTGGTCGCCATTACCGGGCAGCAGCTGT